A portion of the Simkania negevensis Z genome contains these proteins:
- the rplU gene encoding 50S ribosomal protein L21: MYAIIQTGGKQYRVEKGDVIEVELLGQDQGAVEFKEVLFFSDGKAMKIGAPNLDKCLVKGEVLGETKGPKVXAFKYKXXKSYRXKVGHRQKYSKVKITDIVAA, translated from the coding sequence ATGTACGCCATTATTCAGACCGGCGGGAAACAGTATCGAGTTGAGAAAGGAGATGTCATCGAGGTCGAACTTCTCGGTCAAGATCAAGGGGCCGTCGAATTTAAAGAAGTGCTTTTCTTCAGTGATGGAAAAGCAATGAAAATTGGAGCGCCCAATCTTGATAAATGCCTTGTGAAAGGTGAAGTTCTTGGAGAGACCAAAGGACCAAAAGTCATSGCATTTAAATATAAGSGTSGAAAAAGTTATCGCSGTAAAGTCGGTCACAGACAAAAATACTCTAAGGTAAAAATTACGGATATCGTCGCAGCGTAG
- a CDS encoding metal ABC transporter substrate-binding protein, whose translation MKKYFLLTLVFLSLAVALVGCRSKFEGQPGEKPSVLVSIPPYVSIVQAIAGNTVTVESVVSPGFDSHSNEITPSQAKKIQTCDLWIGVGEPYEKKLLASLREAKREVRVLQLNEIIHLISYEDDVNFVDACADVNLPDRSAHDLHFWMSPKRLVYQAQRIYEALLTMSPDHTTLYQENLKKYISDVKAVDLRISEALKPFHKKGVIVSHAFLGYLCYDYNMYQIAVECEGKSPRTQSVNRVLALAKNYDVKCVFTSPQYNNKGALLVAEKLNLKTYEVDPLDLDPLQTIQKVVDDITSTK comes from the coding sequence ATGAAAAAATATTTTCTTTTGACACTTGTTTTCCTCTCATTAGCCGTAGCTTTGGTTGGTTGCCGTTCGAAGTTTGAAGGACAACCGGGTGAAAAACCCAGTGTTTTAGTCAGCATTCCCCCCTATGTTTCCATTGTTCAAGCAATTGCTGGAAATACTGTCACTGTTGAATCAGTCGTTTCTCCTGGGTTTGACTCTCACAGCAACGAAATCACACCTAGCCAAGCCAAAAAGATTCAGACATGCGACCTATGGATTGGAGTAGGGGAACCCTATGAAAAAAAACTCCTCGCATCCTTGCGTGAAGCTAAACGAGAAGTGCGGGTCCTTCAGCTTAATGAAATCATTCATTTGATTTCTTATGAGGATGATGTCAATTTCGTCGATGCCTGTGCCGACGTCAATCTTCCCGATCGCTCTGCACATGACCTCCACTTTTGGATGAGCCCCAAGCGCCTTGTTTACCAAGCCCAGCGCATCTACGAAGCCCTTTTAACAATGTCTCCTGATCATACGACCCTTTATCAAGAAAATTTAAAAAAATACATTAGCGACGTCAAAGCTGTGGATCTTCGTATCTCAGAAGCACTCAAGCCTTTCCACAAAAAAGGGGTGATCGTTTCTCACGCTTTTCTCGGATACCTCTGCTATGATTACAACATGTACCAAATTGCCGTAGAGTGTGAAGGGAAAAGCCCCCGTACTCAGTCTGTTAATCGGGTTTTAGCTCTAGCAAAGAACTATGATGTCAAGTGCGTCTTCACTTCCCCACAATATAATAACAAAGGAGCCTTACTTGTTGCAGAAAAACTCAACCTCAAAACCTATGAAGTAGATCCGCTCGATCTCGATCCATTACAGACCATTCAAAAAGTTGTCGATGACATCACAAGCACAAAGTAA
- the nrdR gene encoding transcriptional regulator NrdR, protein MKCPYCGHVELKVTDSRNANETNAIRRRRECLNCSRRFTTFETVDISLQVKKRDGSYEDFQLEKLIKGVDAAARHTRISHDQVRDLASSIVNELIEKQVREINTIQLGEIVMERLRHLDTVAYIRFACVYRRFKDLEEIVNALNTASTEDEKVKT, encoded by the coding sequence ATGAAGTGTCCCTATTGTGGTCACGTTGAACTCAAAGTGACTGACTCGCGAAATGCGAATGAAACCAATGCCATTCGACGCCGAAGAGAGTGTCTTAATTGTTCAAGACGTTTTACGACTTTTGAAACCGTAGACATTTCTCTTCAAGTGAAAAAGCGAGATGGTAGTTATGAGGATTTTCAACTCGAAAAGTTGATAAAAGGAGTTGATGCAGCAGCTAGGCACACCCGTATTAGCCATGATCAGGTGCGTGATTTGGCTTCATCAATTGTAAATGAACTCATTGAAAAACAAGTACGAGAAATCAATACGATCCAACTTGGTGAAATTGTGATGGAACGTCTGCGACATCTCGATACTGTAGCTTATATTCGTTTTGCTTGCGTCTATAGGCGTTTTAAAGACCTTGAAGAAATAGTAAACGCACTTAATACAGCGTCAACAGAAGACGAAAAAGTGAAAACATAA
- a CDS encoding metal ABC transporter permease, with protein MNEPMLILATFFSAFLTNHFLKMALFASLSASVAGGVVGSYVVVKRIVFISGSIAHSVLGGMGVALYLKRIYNLAWLEPIYGALVAAILSAYLIGWIRLYYRQREDTVIAALWAFGMSVGVIFISLTPGYNVELANFLFGSILWTSKADLYMLLILDVLILAATLLFHRRFLAICFDEEQAALQGQPVKRLYFLLLSLVAVTVVILIQVVGAILVIAILSLPAAIANTFTHRLSKMMVIAVLLGVVISVLGMSLSFFLNWPPGATIALTATALYLLNLIRRKG; from the coding sequence ATGAATGAACCGATGCTGATTCTCGCGACTTTCTTTTCTGCTTTTCTCACTAATCACTTTCTCAAAATGGCTCTTTTCGCAAGCCTCAGCGCTTCTGTTGCAGGAGGTGTCGTGGGCAGCTATGTCGTCGTCAAACGGATTGTCTTTATTAGTGGCAGCATCGCCCACTCTGTTTTAGGTGGGATGGGAGTTGCCCTTTACCTAAAACGAATCTATAACCTCGCTTGGCTTGAACCCATCTACGGCGCCCTCGTCGCTGCTATTTTATCTGCCTACCTCATTGGCTGGATCCGACTCTATTACAGGCAACGTGAAGACACCGTCATTGCTGCCCTTTGGGCTTTTGGCATGTCTGTTGGGGTGATCTTCATTTCTCTCACCCCCGGCTACAATGTTGAACTTGCCAACTTTCTCTTTGGAAGTATTCTGTGGACCAGTAAAGCCGACCTCTACATGCTTCTGATCCTCGATGTTCTCATTTTAGCAGCAACACTCCTCTTCCATCGCCGTTTTTTAGCCATTTGCTTTGACGAAGAACAAGCAGCTCTCCAAGGTCAACCTGTCAAAAGACTCTACTTCCTCCTTCTCTCCTTAGTGGCAGTCACAGTTGTGATCCTGATCCAAGTCGTGGGTGCCATTCTCGTGATCGCCATCTTATCCCTCCCTGCAGCTATCGCGAACACATTCACCCACCGCCTTTCTAAAATGATGGTCATCGCTGTTCTTCTTGGCGTTGTCATCTCTGTTCTTGGGATGTCACTCTCCTTTTTTCTCAACTGGCCACCAGGCGCCACTATAGCCCTGACCGCTACAGCTCTTTACCTGCTCAATTTAATAAGACGCAAAGGCTAA
- a CDS encoding metal ABC transporter ATP-binding protein, translating to MTSQAQSKPPPVISFRNVTFTYDKAPTIKHASFDVFPGEFVGIIGPNGGGKTTALKLILGFLKPQDGEVFSRGHVGYVPQINAYDKHFPITVKEVILTGCLSQMTRWGRYPKEAFDKADELLETFQLTSLAYQAFGSISGGQGQKTLIARALISNPEVLLLDEPTANIDAQTEKQIFAFLKQLKGKKTILVVTHNFEAIVQNVERVLCFQHGVSSLKPEEVCKHFSIGMYHE from the coding sequence ATGACATCACAAGCACAAAGTAAACCGCCTCCTGTCATTTCGTTTCGAAATGTCACCTTTACCTACGACAAAGCACCTACAATCAAACACGCAAGCTTTGATGTTTTCCCAGGAGAATTCGTCGGGATCATCGGTCCTAATGGAGGAGGTAAAACCACGGCACTAAAACTGATTCTTGGTTTTTTAAAACCACAAGACGGAGAAGTTTTCTCGCGGGGACACGTTGGCTATGTCCCACAAATCAATGCCTATGATAAACACTTCCCTATCACCGTTAAAGAAGTCATTCTCACAGGATGCTTGTCTCAAATGACCCGCTGGGGAAGGTATCCCAAAGAAGCCTTCGATAAAGCTGATGAATTACTGGAAACTTTTCAACTGACCTCACTTGCCTATCAAGCTTTTGGCTCCATCTCAGGAGGCCAAGGCCAAAAAACACTCATTGCTCGCGCCCTCATTTCCAACCCAGAAGTGCTTCTTCTCGATGAACCAACAGCAAACATCGATGCTCAAACTGAAAAACAGATCTTCGCTTTTTTAAAACAGCTTAAAGGGAAAAAAACCATCCTCGTCGTCACACATAACTTTGAAGCCATTGTGCAAAATGTCGAACGCGTTCTTTGCTTCCAACACGGCGTCTCTTCCCTAAAACCCGAAGAGGTCTGCAAACACTTTTCCATTGGGATGTATCATGAATGA
- a CDS encoding TraR/DksA family transcriptional regulator produces MALKKSDIETFKQRLIELRGEINRTLGKVSEDVKNKEEPKGYSQHQADEGTDDFGQTISIEISGKEQSILRQIERALEKMEEGTYGVCDVTGEEIPFKRLDAVPYATMTVQAQEKYEKGLL; encoded by the coding sequence ATGGCTCTAAAAAAAAGTGACATTGAAACTTTTAAACAACGCCTCATTGAATTGCGCGGTGAAATCAATCGAACTTTAGGTAAAGTATCTGAGGATGTGAAAAACAAAGAAGAACCTAAAGGGTATTCTCAGCACCAAGCTGATGAAGGGACAGATGACTTTGGTCAAACAATTTCGATTGAGATTTCTGGAAAAGAACAGTCGATTTTACGGCAAATTGAGAGAGCTCTCGAAAAAATGGAAGAAGGGACATATGGAGTTTGTGACGTGACAGGGGAAGAAATTCCTTTCAAGCGACTAGACGCTGTTCCGTATGCCACGATGACGGTACAAGCACAGGAAAAATATGAAAAAGGACTTCTTTAA
- the lspA gene encoding signal peptidase II: MKKDFFKKRRFFPFILVGAVLLLIDMITKFWVFHGLANMLYASPFYPYGGIGVFENVFGIDFCINRVTNQGGAWGIFGSYPIVLLIVRIAILVSVMIYALFINDMKTRQIPLLLVITGALGNILDRFIYGSVVDMFHFTLWGYSFPVFNIADTMIFFGVATLIIQSLFQKKKTKHVPRFSR; encoded by the coding sequence ATGAAAAAGGACTTCTTTAAAAAACGGCGCTTTTTTCCTTTTATCCTTGTAGGAGCGGTTTTGCTCTTGATTGACATGATCACAAAATTCTGGGTGTTTCACGGCCTCGCCAATATGCTCTATGCATCTCCTTTTTATCCTTATGGAGGGATTGGAGTTTTCGAAAATGTGTTTGGAATCGATTTTTGTATCAATCGGGTGACAAACCAAGGTGGTGCTTGGGGGATCTTTGGCTCATATCCCATCGTATTACTCATAGTTCGCATCGCAATTCTCGTTAGCGTCATGATTTATGCATTGTTTATCAATGATATGAAAACACGACAAATTCCCCTTTTGTTGGTTATCACCGGAGCATTAGGCAATATTCTAGATCGCTTTATCTATGGATCTGTCGTAGATATGTTTCACTTTACCTTATGGGGGTACTCGTTCCCAGTTTTTAATATTGCAGATACTATGATTTTCTTTGGTGTTGCAACGCTGATTATTCAATCCCTTTTTCAAAAAAAGAAGACCAAACATGTGCCCAGATTTTCGCGTTAG
- a CDS encoding CPBP family intramembrane glutamic endopeptidase: MTTEVKDNFLQATFRPYFHVPTVRTVAIGLGIGAGALVTTYFCFESCPWFGKTFAGVELLPKTESKAILYGLGLVVGVVTPFFEESQHRAKLENPSHLDIGINSLFYGLISGLLPGSLELRVARVFLGTLTGLFFCAARVAADDVWAPAIAHTLCNLAALKSYF, encoded by the coding sequence ATGACAACAGAAGTTAAAGATAATTTTTTACAGGCAACGTTTCGTCCCTATTTTCACGTTCCAACCGTGCGCACAGTCGCAATTGGGCTGGGGATTGGAGCTGGAGCTCTTGTTACTACCTACTTTTGCTTTGAAAGCTGCCCCTGGTTTGGCAAAACTTTTGCAGGAGTTGAACTCCTCCCAAAAACAGAATCCAAAGCAATCCTTTACGGACTCGGACTCGTCGTCGGAGTCGTGACCCCTTTCTTTGAAGAGTCTCAGCACCGCGCTAAGCTCGAAAACCCAAGTCACCTTGACATCGGAATCAATAGCTTATTTTACGGACTCATTAGTGGGCTCCTTCCCGGGTCCCTTGAGCTTCGAGTCGCCAGAGTCTTCCTTGGAACACTGACCGGCCTTTTCTTTTGCGCAGCCAGAGTCGCTGCGGATGATGTCTGGGCACCAGCCATCGCGCATACTCTATGTAACCTTGCTGCATTGAAAAGTTATTTTTAA
- the obgE gene encoding GTPase ObgE produces the protein MFTDHVRLKLIAGKGGNGTIAWRREKFIPKGGPYGGNGGRGASITIMADPEIYSLDAFRNQSQIRAPNGQQGGTNNRQGASGKNLIIKVPCGTLLRDASTKTLIYDFTEPGETFLICQGGKGGKGNTFFKTSTHQAPAKCTPGLEGEIKEVELELKLIADVGFVGFPNAGKSTLLTKLASIEVKTAPYPFTTLQPNISFIEFDDFSRIYLADIPGIINDAHSDRGLGLSFLRHIERSSTLVYVIDTAAIDGRDPYEDFLTLRKELEHYSPQILQKPFIVALNKVDCEEAKLHLETFKEKYPFDSETLFEISAKEVTGISPLIKKIRTLAQADGKKFV, from the coding sequence ATGTTTACGGATCATGTCAGACTTAAACTTATAGCTGGGAAAGGAGGAAATGGCACCATTGCTTGGCGCCGTGAAAAATTCATTCCCAAAGGTGGACCCTACGGTGGCAATGGTGGCCGTGGAGCATCCATCACGATCATGGCCGATCCCGAAATTTACTCTCTCGACGCCTTCCGAAACCAATCCCAAATCCGCGCTCCAAATGGACAACAAGGAGGGACGAACAACCGTCAAGGTGCGAGTGGAAAAAACCTGATCATAAAAGTTCCATGCGGAACTTTGCTGCGTGATGCTAGCACAAAAACCCTGATCTATGACTTCACAGAGCCTGGTGAAACATTTCTCATTTGCCAGGGAGGCAAAGGTGGAAAAGGAAATACCTTTTTCAAAACCTCGACACATCAAGCACCCGCAAAATGTACTCCGGGCCTAGAAGGCGAAATCAAAGAAGTCGAACTTGAGCTCAAACTCATCGCCGACGTCGGATTTGTCGGATTTCCGAACGCAGGAAAATCGACCCTTCTCACGAAGCTCGCCTCCATCGAAGTAAAAACCGCTCCCTATCCCTTCACCACTCTTCAACCGAACATTAGCTTCATTGAATTTGATGACTTTTCCCGCATCTATCTTGCTGACATCCCGGGAATCATCAATGATGCCCATAGTGACCGTGGCCTTGGACTTTCCTTTTTGCGCCACATCGAACGGTCATCTACCCTCGTCTATGTGATTGATACAGCAGCTATCGATGGCCGCGACCCCTATGAAGATTTTCTAACACTCCGCAAAGAGCTTGAGCACTACTCTCCACAAATTCTCCAAAAACCGTTCATTGTAGCTCTCAATAAAGTCGACTGCGAAGAAGCAAAGCTACACCTCGAAACTTTCAAAGAAAAGTATCCTTTCGACTCCGAAACCCTCTTTGAAATCTCAGCAAAAGAAGTTACCGGCATTTCGCCACTCATCAAAAAAATCCGCACCCTTGCCCAAGCAGATGGCAAAAAATTTGTCTGA
- the rpmA gene encoding 50S ribosomal protein L27: MAHKKGQGSSRNGRDSNAQRLGIKATHGEFVTAGSIIVRQRGTKWHPSVGVKRGKDDTLFALTDGIVHYRRAKRTLVSVVSA; the protein is encoded by the coding sequence ATGGCACATAAGAAAGGACAAGGTTCAAGCCGTAACGGACGCGATTCCAATGCACAACGCCTCGGTATCAAAGCGACACACGGTGAATTTGTTACAGCTGGAAGCATTATTGTCCGCCAGCGCGGAACAAAGTGGCATCCTTCTGTCGGAGTAAAGAGAGGTAAAGATGACACCCTCTTTGCACTCACTGACGGAATCGTCCACTACCGCAGAGCAAAACGGACACTCGTATCGGTTGTTTCTGCTTAA